A part of Cydia strobilella chromosome 15, ilCydStro3.1, whole genome shotgun sequence genomic DNA contains:
- the LOC134747717 gene encoding uncharacterized protein LOC134747717 isoform X6, with product MEVQFRSHHKTGLESANFLAALRRFIARRGKPKELVSDNSTTFHGASNELKDLQKYLQDSSSELVSHCADEGIKWSFIPVYTPHMGSLWESSIKLTKYHLKRVLGLSLLTYEQFVSILYQVESMVNSRPLCPLPSSNPDYPVLTPAHFLIGKAPNSLPDEDYNHVPKNRLTHYQLLQQITQDFWRRWSRDYIGTLQERTKWRSARGPSLAVDTVVLVRDERLPPCRWRLGKIVATQPGRDGVTRVAVIRTARGDIQRAFNNICPLPTSGEVI from the exons ATGGAAGTCCAATTCCGAAGTCATCATAAAACGG GGCTCGAGTCAGCCAATTTCCTGGCGGCGCTGCGACGATTCATCGCCAGGAGAGGTAAACCGAAGGAGTTGGTGAGTGACAATTCAACAACCTTTCATGGGGCTAGTAACGAGctaaaagatttacaaaaatacctacaggacAGCTCGAGCGAGCTAGTATCTCATTGCGCAGACGAGGGCATAAAATGGAGTTTTATTCCTGTCTATACACCTCATATGGGGTCCCTATgggaatctagtataaaacttaccaaatatcatttaaaaagagtGTTAGGGTTATCTTTGTTAACTTACGAACAATTTGTATCAATCCTATATCAGGTAGAATCTATGGTAAATTCTAGGCCACTATGTCCCTTACCTAGTTCAAATCCTGACTATCCTGTCCTTACGCCAGCTCACTTTTTAATTGGAAAAGCACCAAATTCACTTCCGGACGAAGATTATAACCATGTACCAAAGAACCGATTAACTCACTATCAACTTTTGCAACAAATCACGCAGGACTTCTGGCGGCGCTGGTCACGTGACTACATCGGAACGCTGCAGGAACGCACGAAGTGGAGGAGCGCGCGCGGCCCAAGCCTCGCAGTCGACACCGTCGTCCTGGTACGAGACGAGCGTCTGCCGCCCTGCCGGTGGAGGCTGGGCAAGATCGTCGCGACGCAGCCGGGCCGGGATGGCGTCACCAGGGTGGCCGTCATCCGAACCGCCAGAGGGGACATCCAACGCGCGTTCAATAACATTTGTCCATTACCTACTTCGGGTGAAGtcatataa
- the LOC134747717 gene encoding uncharacterized protein LOC134747717 isoform X10, giving the protein MEVQFRSHHKTGLESANFLAALRRFIARRGKPKELDFWRRWSRDYIGTLQERTKWRSARGPSLAVDTVVLVRDERLPPCRWRLGKIVATQPGRDGVTRVAVIRTARGDIQRAFNNICPLPTSGEVI; this is encoded by the exons ATGGAAGTCCAATTCCGAAGTCATCATAAAACGG GGCTCGAGTCAGCCAATTTCCTGGCGGCGCTGCGACGATTCATCGCCAGGAGAGGTAAACCGAAGGAGTTG GACTTCTGGCGGCGCTGGTCACGTGACTACATCGGAACGCTGCAGGAACGCACGAAGTGGAGGAGCGCGCGCGGCCCAAGCCTCGCAGTCGACACCGTCGTCCTGGTACGAGACGAGCGTCTGCCGCCCTGCCGGTGGAGGCTGGGCAAGATCGTCGCGACGCAGCCGGGCCGGGATGGCGTCACCAGGGTGGCCGTCATCCGAACCGCCAGAGGGGACATCCAACGCGCGTTCAATAACATTTGTCCATTACCTACTTCGGGTGAAGtcatataa